A region of Toxotes jaculatrix isolate fToxJac2 chromosome 23, fToxJac2.pri, whole genome shotgun sequence DNA encodes the following proteins:
- the rell1 gene encoding RELT-like protein 1 isoform X1, whose amino-acid sequence MADTTLNQTIVNGKGDGGAEGAKPDYTAFVLVPVFFLLGLLGVVICHVLKRKGYRCTTETQDDDDDDEVFEEEQKDPELGGELNDTMSDNNDTVGQIVHYIMKNEANSDALKAMVHENSIDSDGPPFTPTSPSTPTPPLTPISPGAPPGAAKHTCNHLHTIGGPGGQKNICTRCSQKKWPLMRKPSARKAEHRRSHHGEVTVLAVGRFRVTKCEKPSRDRRTLLITDSNGSVPTSPTEVEPKSRTTSESQQIMEMRWRWRGVLSRCARPRINNPPPFVSS is encoded by the exons TGAATCAAACTATAGTTAATGGAAAAGGTGATGGTGGAGCAGAAGGTGCCAAACCAGACTACACTGCCTTCGTCCTGGTgcctgttttcttcctcttggGCCTGCTGGGGGTGGTGATCTGCCATGTGCTGAAGAGGAAAGGCTACCGGTGCACTACTGAGAcccaggatgatgatgatgatgatgaggtttTTGAAGAAGAACAAAAGGATCCTGAACTGGGCGGAG AGCTGAATGACACCATGAGTGACAACAATGACACAGTCGGACAGATTGTTCACTACATCATGAAAAATGAAG CAAACTCGGACGCCCTGAAAGCCATGGTTCATGAAAACAGCATCGATTCTGACGG TCCTCCGTTCACTCCCACCTCCCCCAGCACCCCGACCCCTCCCTTGACTCCCATATCACCGGGGGCGCCTCCAGGAGCCGCCAAGCACACCTGCAACCACCTGCACACCATCGGTGGCCCAGGTGGCCAGAAGAACATCTGCACCCGCTGCAGCCAGAAGAAATGGCCTCTGATGAGGAAACCGTCGGCGCGTAAGGCAGAGCACCGCCGCAGCCACCACGGAGAGGTCACGGTCCTGGCTGTGGGCAG GTTCCGGGTGACAAAGTGTGAAAAACCATCCAGGGACAGACGGACGCTGCTTATAACAGATTCCAATGGGAGTGTCCCTACATCACCCACTGAGGTGGAGCCCAAGAGCCGGACGACGTCTGAGTCCCAGCAG ATAATGGAGatgagatggagatggagaggtgTTTTGAGCCGATGCGCAAGACCGAGGATTAACAATCCTCCACCCTTTGTGTCCTCTTGA
- the rell1 gene encoding RELT-like protein 1 isoform X2 yields MADTTLNQTIVNGKGDGGAEGAKPDYTAFVLVPVFFLLGLLGVVICHVLKRKGYRCTTETQDDDDDDEVFEEEQKDPELGGELNDTMSDNNDTVGQIVHYIMKNEANSDALKAMVHENSIDSDGPPFTPTSPSTPTPPLTPISPGAPPGAAKHTCNHLHTIGGPGGQKNICTRCSQKKWPLMRKPSARKAEHRRSHHGEVTVLAVGRFRVTKCEKPSRDRRTLLITDSNGSVPTSPTEVEPKSRTTSESQQVQTDNLDKEK; encoded by the exons TGAATCAAACTATAGTTAATGGAAAAGGTGATGGTGGAGCAGAAGGTGCCAAACCAGACTACACTGCCTTCGTCCTGGTgcctgttttcttcctcttggGCCTGCTGGGGGTGGTGATCTGCCATGTGCTGAAGAGGAAAGGCTACCGGTGCACTACTGAGAcccaggatgatgatgatgatgatgaggtttTTGAAGAAGAACAAAAGGATCCTGAACTGGGCGGAG AGCTGAATGACACCATGAGTGACAACAATGACACAGTCGGACAGATTGTTCACTACATCATGAAAAATGAAG CAAACTCGGACGCCCTGAAAGCCATGGTTCATGAAAACAGCATCGATTCTGACGG TCCTCCGTTCACTCCCACCTCCCCCAGCACCCCGACCCCTCCCTTGACTCCCATATCACCGGGGGCGCCTCCAGGAGCCGCCAAGCACACCTGCAACCACCTGCACACCATCGGTGGCCCAGGTGGCCAGAAGAACATCTGCACCCGCTGCAGCCAGAAGAAATGGCCTCTGATGAGGAAACCGTCGGCGCGTAAGGCAGAGCACCGCCGCAGCCACCACGGAGAGGTCACGGTCCTGGCTGTGGGCAG GTTCCGGGTGACAAAGTGTGAAAAACCATCCAGGGACAGACGGACGCTGCTTATAACAGATTCCAATGGGAGTGTCCCTACATCACCCACTGAGGTGGAGCCCAAGAGCCGGACGACGTCTGAGTCCCAGCAG GTGCAAACAGACAACTTGGACAAAGAGAAATGA
- the rell1 gene encoding RELT-like protein 1 isoform X3 — translation MADTTLNQTIVNGKGDGGAEGAKPDYTAFVLVPVFFLLGLLGVVICHVLKRKGYRCTTETQDDDDDDEVFEEEQKDPELGGELNDTMSDNNDTVGQIVHYIMKNEANSDALKAMVHENSIDSDGPPFTPTSPSTPTPPLTPISPGAPPGAAKHTCNHLHTIGGPGGQKNICTRCSQKKWPLMRKPSARKAEHRRSHHGEVTVLAVGRWAGSG, via the exons TGAATCAAACTATAGTTAATGGAAAAGGTGATGGTGGAGCAGAAGGTGCCAAACCAGACTACACTGCCTTCGTCCTGGTgcctgttttcttcctcttggGCCTGCTGGGGGTGGTGATCTGCCATGTGCTGAAGAGGAAAGGCTACCGGTGCACTACTGAGAcccaggatgatgatgatgatgatgaggtttTTGAAGAAGAACAAAAGGATCCTGAACTGGGCGGAG AGCTGAATGACACCATGAGTGACAACAATGACACAGTCGGACAGATTGTTCACTACATCATGAAAAATGAAG CAAACTCGGACGCCCTGAAAGCCATGGTTCATGAAAACAGCATCGATTCTGACGG TCCTCCGTTCACTCCCACCTCCCCCAGCACCCCGACCCCTCCCTTGACTCCCATATCACCGGGGGCGCCTCCAGGAGCCGCCAAGCACACCTGCAACCACCTGCACACCATCGGTGGCCCAGGTGGCCAGAAGAACATCTGCACCCGCTGCAGCCAGAAGAAATGGCCTCTGATGAGGAAACCGTCGGCGCGTAAGGCAGAGCACCGCCGCAGCCACCACGGAGAGGTCACGGTCCTGGCTGTGGGCAGgtgggcag GTTCCGGGTGA